From the genome of Syntrophorhabdaceae bacterium, one region includes:
- a CDS encoding molybdopterin-dependent oxidoreductase: MGEFKYSNVEREMKMYGFDRMVKSTCRGCHGGCGVYVYVKDGKVAKIQGDPDHPINHGTLCSKGLAAAEIAYHPDRLLYPVKRIGPKGSGKWERISWDEALDIIADRINDYKVKFGPESIVFGYGTGRENEAVIYRIANLLGSPNVLTAGHFCYGPRICTSIITCGTNPIIDYENSPQCIMMWGNNVTISNPDCYKGEPFSVALSRGAKLIVVDPRLTRPAARADIWLQLRPGTDAALALGMLNVIVNEKLYDKEFVENYTFGWEEFVKRVNEYPLEKVEEITWVPKEKIQDAARLFAKTKPAAIQWGVAIEQQINCADNDRLLMFLMGITGNIDAQGGQVLYKTPPIVNVGQFGAHSMLPREQMAKRLGGDMFRLASRFAIINPKAVWDAILYEKPYPVKMLFFISSNPLITRDNAKEVYKALEKVDFMAVADFFITPTAELADIVLPAATWLEMDYIGDFWKRHGYILARRKVVEIGECRSDHEMLNDLAHRIGQGEFWWDSFEGGLDAILEPMGIKWKDFKEMDYVRGEVKYKKYKEFGFSTPTRKFELYSTTLEKMGYDPLPQHREVPESPVNTPELYKEYPYILITGARQPGFFHTENRQVKWLRELHKDPVVQIHPDTAAKEGIKEGDWVVIESPRGKIKQKAVLFPGIDPRVVAAQHGWWFPEKKESNHGWDESNVNILTDNAYEGCDPAIGATNIRALLCKIYPYRDGGIKS; the protein is encoded by the coding sequence ATGGGCGAATTTAAATATTCTAATGTAGAACGTGAAATGAAGATGTATGGTTTCGACAGGATGGTTAAGAGCACATGCAGAGGCTGTCATGGAGGGTGTGGTGTGTATGTGTATGTAAAAGATGGAAAAGTAGCAAAGATCCAGGGTGACCCTGACCATCCCATCAACCATGGGACACTATGTAGCAAAGGTCTTGCTGCAGCAGAGATTGCCTATCATCCTGATAGACTTCTCTATCCAGTGAAAAGAATAGGGCCAAAGGGAAGTGGAAAATGGGAACGTATAAGCTGGGACGAGGCTCTGGACATCATAGCAGACAGGATCAATGATTATAAGGTTAAATTTGGTCCTGAATCCATTGTCTTTGGATACGGGACAGGTAGGGAGAACGAGGCGGTCATTTACAGGATTGCAAACCTCCTCGGCTCACCCAATGTCCTTACAGCAGGGCATTTCTGTTACGGTCCCAGAATTTGCACCAGTATCATAACATGTGGAACAAATCCCATCATTGACTATGAAAATTCACCCCAATGCATAATGATGTGGGGAAACAATGTAACCATCAGCAATCCTGACTGTTATAAAGGGGAACCATTTTCTGTTGCCTTGAGTAGGGGTGCAAAGCTCATTGTGGTTGACCCAAGGCTAACAAGGCCTGCTGCAAGGGCAGATATCTGGCTTCAATTACGTCCTGGCACAGATGCAGCCCTTGCCCTCGGTATGCTAAATGTTATTGTTAATGAAAAACTCTATGATAAAGAATTTGTAGAAAATTACACCTTTGGATGGGAAGAGTTTGTTAAAAGGGTAAATGAATATCCATTGGAAAAGGTGGAAGAGATAACTTGGGTCCCTAAAGAAAAGATCCAAGATGCAGCAAGGCTTTTTGCAAAAACAAAACCTGCTGCCATCCAGTGGGGAGTTGCCATTGAACAACAGATAAACTGTGCGGATAATGACCGTCTCCTTATGTTTCTCATGGGTATTACAGGTAATATAGATGCCCAGGGTGGTCAGGTCCTTTATAAAACCCCGCCTATAGTAAATGTAGGGCAGTTCGGCGCACATTCCATGTTACCGAGGGAGCAGATGGCAAAACGTCTTGGAGGAGATATGTTCAGGCTTGCCTCAAGATTTGCCATAATAAACCCCAAAGCTGTGTGGGATGCCATACTTTATGAGAAACCCTATCCTGTTAAGATGCTGTTCTTTATAAGTTCAAACCCTCTTATAACACGGGATAATGCAAAAGAGGTGTATAAAGCCCTTGAAAAGGTAGATTTTATGGCAGTGGCAGATTTCTTTATCACACCCACAGCAGAACTTGCCGATATTGTGTTGCCTGCTGCTACTTGGCTTGAGATGGATTATATAGGTGATTTCTGGAAGAGACACGGTTATATCCTTGCAAGACGCAAGGTAGTGGAGATAGGCGAGTGTCGTTCAGACCATGAGATGCTCAATGATTTAGCCCACAGGATAGGTCAAGGTGAATTCTGGTGGGATAGTTTCGAAGGGGGTCTTGATGCCATCCTTGAACCCATGGGCATAAAATGGAAGGATTTCAAAGAGATGGATTATGTAAGGGGTGAAGTGAAATATAAAAAATATAAAGAATTCGGTTTTTCAACCCCTACGAGAAAATTTGAATTATATTCCACAACGCTGGAAAAGATGGGATATGACCCATTACCTCAGCACAGGGAAGTGCCTGAAAGCCCGGTAAACACACCTGAATTATACAAAGAATATCCCTATATTCTCATAACAGGCGCAAGGCAGCCTGGATTCTTTCATACGGAAAATAGACAGGTAAAGTGGCTGAGGGAATTACATAAAGACCCTGTTGTCCAGATACATCCTGATACTGCAGCAAAAGAAGGTATAAAAGAAGGTGATTGGGTTGTTATTGAATCACCTCGTGGCAAAATAAAACAGAAGGCAGTTTTATTCCCAGGTATAGACCCCAGGGTTGTAGCTGCACAGCATGGGTGGTGGTTTCCTGAAAAAAAAGAATCTAACCATGGATGGGATGAATCCAATGTGAATATCCTTACAGACAATGCCTATGAAGGCTGTGACCCTGCCATAGGCGCCACAAACATAAGGGCTCTTCTTTGCAAAATCTATCCTTACAGAGATGGAGGTATAAAATCATGA
- a CDS encoding 4Fe-4S dicluster domain-containing protein, translating to MKKYALKIEEKECWGCKACEVACKQENKSKDGINRIRIHEEWGKKKDGSQDFIFRANICRHCDNPPCVDACPVEAIKKREDGIVILYEDECTGCGTCIDTCPYNAIYFSDEEGKAKKCNMCFERIDNGLIPACADNICLAHCIYFGDARKIDKMIKERFWLKARIEGKLSATVITVDE from the coding sequence ATGAAAAAGTATGCACTTAAGATAGAAGAAAAAGAGTGCTGGGGCTGTAAAGCATGCGAGGTGGCTTGCAAGCAGGAAAATAAATCAAAGGATGGGATAAATCGAATAAGAATACACGAAGAATGGGGAAAAAAGAAAGACGGAAGCCAAGACTTTATTTTCAGGGCAAACATATGCAGGCACTGTGATAATCCTCCCTGTGTAGATGCATGTCCTGTTGAAGCAATTAAAAAAAGAGAAGACGGGATTGTTATACTCTATGAAGATGAATGCACAGGATGCGGCACATGCATTGATACCTGTCCCTATAATGCCATCTATTTCAGCGATGAAGAAGGAAAGGCAAAAAAATGCAATATGTGTTTTGAAAGAATAGACAATGGGCTCATACCTGCCTGTGCCGATAATATCTGTCTTGCACACTGTATATATTTCGGTGATGCCCGAAAAATTGACAAGATGATTAAGGAGAGGTTCTGGCTCAAGGCAAGGATAGAAGGTAAGCTCAGCGCAACCGTAATAACTGTTGATGAATAG
- the nadC gene encoding carboxylating nicotinate-nucleotide diphosphorylase: MSFKPVEFLKEDLGEGDRTTDWIVDENHTSRAIIIAKEEGVIAGQRYAKEIFKTLDPEIEYYEKKTDGENVKKGDVITEIKGKTRAILTGERVALNILQRLSGIATTTKRFVEATKGTKAKILDTRKTTPGLRDMEKYAVRAGGGENHRITLSEMVLVKENHIAIAGSIKEAIKRVKNKGIPIEVEVKNMDELKEAAGEEVDRILLDNWDIESIKEAVDFIDGRIPLEASGNMTLEKAQKVAEKGVDYISVGALTHSYKSLDLSLLI, from the coding sequence ATGAGTTTTAAACCTGTTGAATTTTTGAAAGAAGATTTAGGTGAGGGCGATAGAACTACAGATTGGATAGTAGATGAAAATCATACATCCAGGGCAATCATAATTGCTAAAGAAGAAGGTGTTATTGCTGGACAGAGATATGCAAAAGAGATATTTAAAACCCTTGACCCTGAGATAGAATACTATGAGAAAAAAACAGATGGCGAGAATGTAAAAAAAGGTGATGTCATTACAGAGATTAAGGGAAAGACAAGGGCAATACTCACGGGTGAGAGGGTGGCATTAAATATCTTGCAGCGACTTTCAGGTATTGCAACTACAACAAAAAGGTTTGTTGAGGCTACAAAAGGAACCAAAGCAAAGATACTCGATACAAGAAAGACAACCCCTGGTTTAAGAGATATGGAAAAATATGCTGTAAGGGCAGGAGGAGGAGAAAACCATAGAATTACCCTTTCGGAGATGGTCCTCGTAAAAGAGAATCATATAGCCATCGCAGGCTCCATAAAAGAAGCAATAAAAAGGGTAAAGAATAAAGGCATCCCTATAGAGGTAGAAGTAAAAAACATGGATGAGCTGAAAGAGGCTGCAGGAGAAGAAGTTGACAGGATCCTTCTTGATAATTGGGACATTGAATCAATAAAAGAAGCTGTTGATTTTATAGATGGAAGAATACCCCTTGAGGCATCTGGAAACATGACATTGGAAAAGGCACAGAAGGTTGCTGAAAAAGGCGTAGACTACATCTCTGTAGGGGCACTGACACACTCTTATAAATCTCTTGATCTATCACTACTAATATGA
- the nadA gene encoding quinolinate synthase NadA, producing MNHNLNISNRHEEILDQIRVLKTKIGKDLLIFAHFYENEDIVRFADFVGDSLQLANEASKNRDTPYIIFCAVSFMAEMARILCSEQQEVLSPDMHAHCPLADMADINVVEDAWRQISTINRNITPIVYVNSKAELKAFCGKNNGAVCTSANIKKIFQWAFDKKSKIFFFPDENLGRNTAYSIGMKEDDIFVWEPQGHNNPKELKDKKIVLWKGFCYVHTAFLPSQVEKLKDQYPGLKVIVHPECLPQLCAISDYNGSTSFIKKTVEESMPDSIWAIGTEWNFVNRIAKDNPDKKIFALTNSICRQMSQITPEKLLFILEGIVAGEKRGKITISSDISYNAKIALNRMLEIV from the coding sequence ATGAACCACAATTTAAATATCTCAAACAGACATGAAGAAATCCTCGACCAGATTAGAGTATTGAAAACCAAGATAGGCAAAGATTTGCTCATATTCGCCCACTTTTATGAAAATGAAGACATAGTTCGTTTTGCTGATTTCGTAGGTGATTCACTTCAGCTTGCCAACGAGGCATCAAAAAACAGAGATACCCCTTATATCATCTTTTGTGCTGTTTCATTTATGGCAGAGATGGCAAGGATATTATGTTCAGAACAACAAGAAGTGCTCAGCCCTGACATGCATGCGCATTGTCCCCTTGCAGACATGGCAGATATAAATGTTGTGGAGGATGCATGGAGACAAATCTCCACCATAAATAGAAATATTACCCCTATTGTTTATGTGAATTCAAAGGCTGAATTAAAGGCATTCTGTGGAAAAAATAACGGTGCAGTATGCACATCTGCAAATATAAAAAAGATATTTCAGTGGGCTTTTGATAAAAAATCTAAGATTTTCTTTTTTCCTGATGAGAACTTAGGTAGAAATACAGCCTATTCCATTGGCATGAAAGAGGATGATATATTTGTATGGGAACCACAAGGACACAATAACCCTAAAGAACTAAAAGACAAAAAGATTGTCCTATGGAAGGGTTTCTGCTATGTCCATACAGCCTTTTTGCCTTCCCAGGTTGAAAAATTAAAAGATCAGTATCCTGGACTCAAGGTAATCGTCCATCCAGAATGTTTACCACAATTGTGCGCCATATCAGATTATAATGGCTCCACAAGCTTTATAAAAAAGACCGTAGAGGAGTCAATGCCTGACTCAATCTGGGCTATAGGCACTGAATGGAATTTTGTAAACAGGATAGCAAAGGATAACCCTGACAAAAAAATATTTGCCCTTACAAATTCAATATGCAGACAGATGTCTCAAATTACACCGGAAAAGCTTTTATTTATCCTTGAAGGTATTGTGGCCGGGGAAAAAAGAGGTAAAATCACAATCAGCAGTGATATTTCATATAATGCCAAGATCGCACTAAACAGGATGCTTGAGATAGTATAG